From Echinicola jeungdonensis, the proteins below share one genomic window:
- a CDS encoding 1,4-dihydroxy-2-naphthoate polyprenyltransferase, with amino-acid sequence MEISLKSKKQAWLHAIRLRTLPLALASILMASFIAYYHQTFRWEILILAALTTTFLQILSNLANDYGDSVHGADSIEREGPIRAVQSGIIKPREMKRAMIFLASLSFLCGFALLLVALESWWLVLTFIGLGLLSIYAAITYTSGNNPYGYIGLGDLSVFIFFGLLGVLGTYFLHSLSFSAPLLFPAASLGFFSTAVLNINNIRDIESDKNAGKKSIPVRIGRKAALVYNWGLILAGNGCLLLFVALENALGGLLALLISPIMVKVASSVGKKKSSKELDPYLKKMAISTLLWVMAFGIGLIIF; translated from the coding sequence GTGGAAATTTCTCTTAAAAGCAAGAAACAAGCTTGGTTACATGCCATTAGGCTCAGAACCTTACCCCTGGCATTGGCAAGCATCCTTATGGCCAGTTTTATTGCCTATTACCATCAAACATTTCGATGGGAGATATTGATTTTGGCAGCCCTAACCACCACTTTCCTCCAAATCCTTTCCAACTTGGCCAATGATTATGGGGACAGTGTGCATGGAGCAGACAGTATTGAACGAGAAGGCCCTATCAGGGCAGTTCAATCCGGTATTATTAAACCCAGGGAAATGAAAAGAGCCATGATATTTTTGGCTTCCCTGTCATTTCTTTGTGGCTTTGCACTTTTATTGGTTGCCCTGGAAAGTTGGTGGTTGGTCCTGACATTTATTGGTTTGGGGCTGTTATCCATTTATGCAGCCATCACCTATACATCTGGAAACAACCCTTATGGTTATATTGGTTTGGGAGACCTTTCTGTATTTATCTTTTTTGGACTTTTAGGGGTTTTAGGAACTTATTTTCTTCATAGTCTAAGTTTTTCTGCTCCTCTTCTATTCCCCGCAGCCTCACTGGGCTTTTTCAGCACTGCTGTCCTAAACATCAATAATATTAGGGACATTGAATCTGACAAAAACGCAGGAAAAAAATCAATTCCAGTAAGAATTGGAAGGAAAGCTGCATTAGTGTATAACTGGGGCCTTATACTTGCAGGCAATGGCTGCTTATTACTTTTTGTAGCCCTGGAAAATGCTTTGGGGGGACTTTTAGCTTTATTGATTTCTCCAATCATGGTAAAAGTGGCTTCTTCAGTGGGTAAAAAGAAATCCTCCAAAGAATTGGATCCTTATCTTAAAAAGATGGCCATTTCAACTCTTCTATGGGTGATGGCTTTTGGAATTGGGCTTATTATTTTTTAA
- the hisC gene encoding histidinol-phosphate transaminase: protein MAFDLNKLLRPHIAQLKPYSSARDEYSGKKGVFLDANENPIGSITEQQFNRYPDPYQQDLKASISRIKKVNPEQIFLGNGSDEAIDLLMRAFCIPGKDNIIILPPTYGMYEVSAGINDIAIKKVNLTEDFQLRPEVILETVDDHSKIIFICSPNNPSGNKAKREDILKVLKGFDGLVVVDEAYIDFSEEVSFTQELDKYPNLLVMQTFSKAWGLAALRLGMAFASPEIIKVLNKIKPPYNISGLTQETVLTALENTSKKDQMVQEMLEERDYLEKKLAAMPLVEKIHPSDANFLLVRVPGARKIYYYLIDQLIIVRDRSKVVLCDDCLRITVGTRKENKQLLEALKKYAVNLPTA from the coding sequence ATGGCTTTTGACCTCAATAAATTATTAAGGCCCCACATAGCCCAATTAAAGCCCTATTCATCTGCAAGGGATGAATATTCCGGCAAAAAAGGGGTATTTTTGGATGCCAATGAAAATCCAATTGGCTCTATCACCGAACAGCAGTTTAACCGCTATCCTGACCCTTATCAGCAGGATTTAAAAGCCAGCATTAGTCGTATCAAAAAAGTTAACCCTGAGCAAATCTTCCTGGGAAATGGTAGCGATGAAGCCATTGACCTTTTGATGCGCGCTTTCTGTATCCCCGGAAAGGATAATATTATCATTTTACCACCTACCTATGGGATGTACGAGGTAAGTGCAGGAATCAATGATATAGCCATCAAAAAGGTCAATCTGACGGAAGATTTCCAATTGCGGCCAGAGGTTATTTTGGAAACGGTAGATGACCATTCCAAAATTATCTTCATCTGCTCTCCCAACAACCCGAGTGGTAATAAAGCCAAAAGGGAGGACATTCTTAAAGTACTGAAAGGGTTTGATGGATTGGTAGTGGTGGATGAAGCCTATATTGATTTCAGCGAGGAGGTCAGCTTTACCCAGGAATTGGACAAATATCCTAATTTATTGGTCATGCAGACCTTTTCAAAAGCTTGGGGTCTTGCTGCCTTACGCCTGGGGATGGCTTTTGCCTCTCCGGAAATCATCAAAGTGCTCAATAAAATCAAACCTCCGTATAATATCAGTGGACTGACCCAGGAAACCGTCTTGACAGCTTTGGAAAACACCTCCAAAAAGGATCAAATGGTCCAGGAGATGTTGGAAGAGCGGGATTATTTGGAGAAGAAACTTGCTGCTATGCCTTTGGTGGAAAAAATCCACCCTTCCGATGCCAATTTCCTTTTGGTTAGGGTGCCTGGTGCCAGAAAAATCTATTATTACCTGATTGACCAGCTTATTATTGTCAGGGATCGTTCCAAAGTAGTCCTTTGTGATGATTGCCTCAGAATTACGGTTGGCACCAGGAAAGAAAATAAGCAGTTACTGGAAGCATTAAAAAAATACGCCGTAAATTTGCCTACCGCATAA
- the hisD gene encoding histidinol dehydrogenase, with protein MRIISNPTRSEWKKELARPVQKMKEIQKIIKPIMRKVKRQGDKSLKKFALEYDHVEIKNLLVSREEIKAAEKLLDPELKQAIQKAKDNIEKFHEAQATPDLKMEIMDGVTCMRKSVPIQKVGLYIPGGTAPLFSTVLMLGVPANIAGCDEIVLCSPPNKEGKIHPAILYTADLIGIDKIVKAGGAQAIAAMTYGTESVPKVDKIFGPGNQYVTAAKQLANKKGIAIDMPAGPSEVLVYADETAISSFVASDLLSQAEHGVDSQVVLVASSEKVAKKALKEVEKQLKTLPRKEIAIKALENSVAVVMSNQDQAIDLINEYAPEHLIINVKDEDEVVSRIINAGSVFIGNFTPESAGDYASGTNHTLPTYGYAKNYSGVSLDSFVKKITFQKITKKGIQNLGPTIEILAGNELLDAHKNAVSIRLNYLKENN; from the coding sequence ATGAGAATCATTAGTAATCCCACAAGAAGTGAGTGGAAAAAAGAACTGGCCCGTCCTGTTCAAAAAATGAAGGAAATCCAAAAGATTATCAAGCCGATCATGCGGAAGGTGAAACGGCAAGGGGATAAATCTTTGAAGAAATTTGCTTTGGAATATGACCACGTGGAAATAAAAAACCTCTTGGTCAGCAGGGAAGAAATCAAGGCAGCTGAAAAGTTGTTGGATCCAGAGCTTAAACAAGCAATTCAAAAGGCGAAAGATAATATTGAAAAATTCCATGAGGCCCAAGCTACACCGGATTTGAAAATGGAAATAATGGACGGGGTAACTTGTATGCGAAAAAGTGTCCCCATCCAAAAAGTGGGGCTTTACATTCCCGGAGGCACTGCCCCTTTGTTTTCCACTGTCTTAATGCTTGGAGTTCCCGCCAATATTGCTGGCTGTGATGAAATCGTTCTTTGCAGTCCTCCTAATAAGGAAGGCAAAATCCACCCAGCCATTTTATACACTGCAGATTTGATTGGGATTGATAAAATAGTAAAAGCGGGTGGCGCCCAAGCTATTGCAGCCATGACCTATGGTACTGAAAGTGTGCCCAAAGTGGACAAAATATTCGGTCCAGGAAATCAATATGTTACAGCAGCCAAACAACTGGCCAATAAAAAAGGGATTGCTATAGACATGCCTGCAGGACCATCTGAAGTATTGGTTTATGCGGATGAAACAGCTATTTCTTCTTTTGTAGCTTCTGATTTGCTTTCACAAGCCGAACACGGTGTGGACAGCCAGGTGGTGTTGGTTGCCAGTTCTGAAAAGGTAGCCAAAAAAGCTTTAAAAGAAGTGGAAAAACAACTGAAAACTTTACCCAGAAAGGAAATAGCAATAAAAGCACTAGAAAATAGCGTGGCGGTTGTCATGTCCAATCAGGACCAAGCCATTGACCTGATCAATGAATATGCTCCCGAACACCTGATCATCAATGTAAAAGATGAAGATGAAGTGGTTTCCCGGATTATCAATGCGGGATCCGTATTTATTGGTAATTTCACGCCAGAATCTGCTGGAGATTATGCCTCGGGTACCAACCACACCCTGCCAACTTATGGCTATGCCAAAAATTACAGCGGGGTTTCTTTGGACAGCTTTGTCAAAAAAATCACCTTTCAAAAAATCACCAAAAAGGGAATTCAAAATTTAGGGCCTACCATCGAGATATTAGCAGGCAATGAATTACTGGACGCACACAAAAATGCAGTTTCTATTCGCCTCAATTACCTCAAAGAAAATAACTGA
- a CDS encoding universal stress protein — MKTILVPFDFSEEAENAFEFAKGLATNLQGHLKLLHVIEIPTSQNFSTMGEVGVGGAEMNNVFMIELVEKRKKQMEEIKRSQKDVPYKFSSKITFGNPYAGISKEVSDISADLIIMGSKGSSGIEELLIGSNTEKVVRHADCPVITIKGRITPDKIKNIIFASDFSEKSSHVINSLKKLQEALQAELHLVKINTPSMFENTRDSKGKIQQIVEKYKLNHTRVEIYNSDSEEEGIIQYAEDHNMDMIAMATHGRTGFMHLLSGSIAEDIVNHSKRPVWTMKIK; from the coding sequence ATGAAAACCATCCTAGTCCCATTTGACTTTTCCGAAGAAGCCGAAAATGCTTTTGAATTTGCCAAAGGCCTGGCAACCAACTTACAGGGGCACCTTAAATTACTCCATGTTATTGAAATCCCTACCTCCCAAAATTTTAGCACGATGGGGGAAGTTGGCGTTGGCGGTGCTGAAATGAATAATGTATTCATGATCGAATTGGTAGAAAAGAGAAAAAAGCAGATGGAGGAAATAAAAAGGAGCCAAAAAGATGTTCCTTACAAATTCAGTTCAAAAATCACTTTTGGCAACCCCTATGCTGGCATCTCCAAAGAAGTTTCCGATATTTCTGCAGATTTGATTATCATGGGATCTAAAGGTTCCAGTGGGATTGAAGAACTACTGATTGGTTCCAATACGGAAAAAGTGGTACGTCACGCGGACTGTCCTGTGATTACCATTAAGGGGAGAATAACCCCTGATAAAATTAAAAACATCATTTTTGCCAGTGATTTTTCCGAGAAAAGTTCCCATGTAATTAATTCACTGAAAAAATTACAGGAAGCTTTGCAAGCCGAATTACATTTGGTAAAAATCAATACCCCAAGTATGTTTGAAAACACCCGGGACTCCAAAGGGAAAATCCAGCAAATAGTGGAAAAATATAAATTGAACCATACCAGGGTAGAGATCTATAACAGTGATTCTGAAGAAGAAGGCATCATCCAATATGCGGAAGACCACAATATGGACATGATTGCCATGGCCACCCATGGCAGGACTGGCTTTATGCATCTGCTAAGTGGAAGTATTGCAGAGGATATAGTCAACCATTCCAAAAGACCGGTATGGACGATGAAAATCAAATAA
- a CDS encoding arginine decarboxylase, whose amino-acid sequence MNKYIDLIKQTFDFPTKEFHVEEDQLLFNGVNLMDIIHTYGTPLKLTYLPKISESIQNAKKYFGKAIEDHDYHGKYTYCYCTKSSHFSFVLDEALKNDIHIETSSTFDIPLVRSLYKMGKISKETYIVCNGFKRELYKEYIAGLLNDGFVNCIPVLDNLSEIDYYLEHVKVPFQVGIRIAADEEPKFGFYTSRLGVRYKDIIELYETKIKDNPQVSLKMLHFFINSGIRDTAYYWSELTRFIQKYVDLKAICPELDTMDIGGGWPIKTNVFFDYDYQYMADQIIKNIKWMCAKNNTTEPHIFTEFGSYTVGESGAVLYSILDQKLQNDKELWYMIDGSFITQLPDSWGLNQKYIMLAVNNWKEEYHNISLGGLTCDSMDYYNSEAHQYNIYLPKKNEGKPLYIGFFHTGAYQESLGGYGGIQHCLIPAPKHVLINRDEEGNITHELFAEEQKSENMLKTLGF is encoded by the coding sequence ATGAACAAATACATTGATTTAATTAAACAAACTTTTGATTTTCCCACCAAGGAATTCCATGTAGAGGAAGATCAACTTTTATTTAATGGGGTGAATCTTATGGATATCATCCATACTTACGGGACACCGTTAAAATTGACTTATCTTCCCAAAATCAGTGAAAGCATTCAGAATGCCAAGAAATACTTTGGCAAAGCCATAGAAGACCACGATTATCATGGGAAATATACTTATTGTTATTGTACGAAGTCTTCCCATTTTAGCTTTGTATTGGATGAAGCACTTAAGAATGATATCCACATCGAAACTTCCAGTACTTTCGATATTCCTTTGGTTCGAAGTCTTTATAAAATGGGTAAAATCAGCAAGGAGACTTATATCGTTTGCAATGGGTTCAAAAGAGAATTGTACAAGGAGTACATAGCTGGTCTGCTTAATGATGGATTTGTGAACTGTATTCCGGTTTTAGATAACCTGTCGGAAATTGATTATTACCTTGAGCATGTAAAAGTCCCTTTTCAGGTGGGAATTAGAATTGCTGCTGATGAGGAACCTAAATTTGGTTTTTATACCTCCCGTTTGGGGGTGCGGTACAAGGATATCATCGAGCTTTATGAAACAAAGATTAAAGACAACCCGCAAGTCAGTCTAAAGATGCTCCACTTTTTTATCAATTCAGGAATCCGGGATACTGCCTATTATTGGTCCGAACTGACCCGGTTTATTCAGAAATATGTTGATCTGAAAGCCATTTGTCCAGAACTGGACACCATGGATATTGGAGGAGGCTGGCCCATTAAGACCAATGTGTTTTTTGATTACGATTACCAGTATATGGCCGATCAAATTATCAAAAATATCAAGTGGATGTGTGCCAAAAATAATACTACCGAACCCCATATTTTTACTGAATTTGGAAGTTATACGGTGGGAGAAAGTGGTGCGGTGCTTTATTCGATATTGGATCAAAAACTTCAAAATGACAAAGAGCTTTGGTACATGATTGATGGATCTTTTATCACCCAATTGCCCGATAGTTGGGGGCTCAACCAAAAGTATATTATGCTTGCTGTTAATAATTGGAAAGAAGAGTACCACAACATTTCCTTGGGAGGTTTGACTTGTGATAGTATGGATTATTATAATTCAGAAGCTCACCAATATAATATATACCTTCCCAAGAAAAATGAGGGAAAGCCCCTATATATTGGCTTTTTTCATACCGGAGCTTATCAGGAATCCCTTGGAGGTTATGGTGGAATACAGCATTGTTTGATTCCTGCACCCAAGCATGTACTTATAAACCGGGATGAAGAGGGAAACATTACACACGAATTATTTGCTGAGGAACAAAAAAGTGAAAATATGTTGAAGACCTTAGGATTTTAA
- a CDS encoding glutathione peroxidase, with protein sequence MKQLIYFCLALALVACHAKSNDQKSIKPTVTTKPIQVKKSFYDFEVNDIDGNPVEFGQFKGKKVMLVNVASKCGYTPQYADLQNLHQQYGDKIVILGFPANNFGGQEPGTNEDIKKFCSQNYGVTFKMFDKISVTGADKHPLYRWLSDRELNGWNNQEPSWNFCKYIINEEGKLTHFFPSSVNPMDDKILELLGEA encoded by the coding sequence ATGAAGCAATTAATTTATTTCTGCCTGGCCTTGGCATTAGTAGCATGTCATGCCAAATCCAACGATCAAAAAAGCATAAAACCTACAGTGACAACAAAACCCATACAAGTGAAAAAATCATTTTATGACTTTGAAGTCAATGACATAGATGGTAACCCTGTTGAGTTTGGGCAATTCAAGGGCAAAAAAGTCATGTTGGTGAATGTTGCTTCTAAATGTGGTTATACCCCTCAGTATGCGGATTTGCAGAATTTGCATCAACAGTATGGAGATAAAATCGTTATTCTGGGCTTTCCTGCCAATAATTTCGGAGGACAGGAACCCGGAACCAATGAGGATATCAAAAAATTCTGCAGCCAAAACTATGGGGTGACCTTCAAAATGTTTGATAAAATTTCAGTCACCGGGGCGGACAAACACCCTCTTTATCGATGGCTTTCAGATAGAGAGTTAAATGGGTGGAACAATCAAGAACCCAGCTGGAATTTCTGCAAATACATTATCAATGAGGAAGGTAAGCTTACTCATTTCTTTCCTTCCTCCGTCAACCCAATGGATGATAAAATCCTGGAACTCTTAGGAGAAGCCTAA
- the hisG gene encoding ATP phosphoribosyltransferase has translation MENIIRIAVQKSGRLSEDSLSLIKECGIKFYNGTGKLKSTSTNFPIEFLYLRDDDIPGYVADGVADLGIVGENELVEKDKEVDILKRLGFSKCRLSLAIPKSEEYTGLSYFEGKNIATSYTKILGDYLKAKNINAEIHEISGSVEIAPSIGLAEGICDIVSSGSTLMMNGLKEVEEIFKSEAVLISHKGISQEKQSIVEKLLFRINAVQKGNRNKYVLLNAPNESLDKIISLIPGMKSPTILPLAQEGWSSVHSVLSEDQFWENIEGLREAGAQGILVVPIEKMVL, from the coding sequence ATGGAAAATATTATTCGCATAGCCGTCCAAAAAAGTGGCCGATTGAGTGAAGACTCATTGAGTCTGATTAAAGAATGTGGCATTAAATTTTATAATGGTACCGGCAAACTCAAATCCACTTCAACCAATTTCCCAATTGAATTCCTATACCTCAGGGATGATGACATTCCGGGTTATGTTGCTGATGGAGTAGCAGACCTCGGAATTGTAGGTGAAAATGAGTTGGTAGAAAAGGACAAGGAAGTAGACATCCTCAAAAGACTGGGATTTTCAAAATGCAGACTTTCCCTTGCCATCCCCAAAAGTGAAGAATATACCGGTTTGTCTTACTTTGAGGGAAAAAACATCGCCACCTCCTACACCAAGATCCTTGGGGATTACCTAAAAGCAAAAAATATCAACGCCGAAATCCATGAAATCAGTGGGTCAGTAGAAATTGCACCTAGTATTGGTTTGGCAGAAGGAATCTGTGACATTGTCAGCTCAGGGTCTACCTTGATGATGAATGGCCTAAAAGAAGTTGAAGAAATATTCAAGTCAGAAGCTGTTTTGATCAGCCATAAAGGCATCAGCCAAGAAAAACAATCCATTGTAGAAAAACTGCTATTCAGAATAAATGCCGTCCAAAAAGGTAACAGGAACAAATATGTACTCTTGAACGCCCCAAATGAATCCCTGGACAAAATCATAAGCCTGATTCCCGGAATGAAAAGCCCAACCATCTTACCATTGGCGCAGGAAGGTTGGTCCTCAGTTCATTCTGTCTTAAGTGAAGATCAATTTTGGGAAAATATTGAAGGACTTAGAGAAGCCGGTGCTCAGGGAATCCTTGTGGTACCTATCGAAAAGATGGTCCTTTAA
- the hemA gene encoding glutamyl-tRNA reductase — protein MRFLLKRYTKKLSKIMDQFRLLSLSFKNTDIKTREAFALSPAEIRELIQASKNSMGLKELLVLSTCNRTEIIYFADKDLSLPFFNFLSQLKGQNTSLAKRAFHNIQNEKQALNYFFKISAGLESQILGDAQIISQIKNAYQISLQENTAGTYIHRLIHILLATHKKITTQTDFKSGISSVPYASVDLIYEYQSMIHSPKIGIIGFGEMGQNVCKHLISGGNTKFTVLNRSREKLDQFNKKHNTQIQYLPLKELEDAVRKLDIIISTPRVVQPIISQNTFNDYSPTYKLLVDISMPRSIAQDVENIPGIIYFDMDNISQVTQQSMARKEASVQAVKQILKDHQEEFMQWKTDNKNLEVIRKMKSTLQTIKEEELDRFQKLTPPELSEGVDEILDAMIQKIIKKTVVTMKSLKDEKQINQYSTLISQTFH, from the coding sequence ATGAGATTTTTATTGAAAAGGTATACCAAAAAGCTATCAAAGATTATGGACCAGTTCAGATTATTAAGTCTTTCTTTCAAAAACACTGATATAAAAACCCGGGAAGCATTTGCTTTAAGTCCCGCAGAAATTCGTGAATTGATTCAGGCTTCAAAAAACTCCATGGGTCTTAAAGAATTATTGGTCCTATCCACCTGCAACCGAACTGAAATCATTTATTTCGCCGATAAAGACCTTTCCCTGCCTTTTTTTAATTTCCTGAGCCAATTGAAAGGTCAAAACACCAGCTTGGCCAAAAGAGCTTTTCACAATATTCAAAATGAAAAACAGGCTTTAAATTATTTTTTCAAAATATCTGCTGGTTTGGAATCTCAGATATTGGGAGACGCACAAATCATTTCGCAAATAAAAAATGCTTACCAAATCTCCCTTCAAGAAAATACTGCAGGAACTTATATTCATAGATTGATCCATATCCTGCTGGCAACCCATAAAAAAATCACAACCCAAACTGATTTCAAATCTGGAATAAGCTCGGTCCCATATGCTTCCGTTGATTTAATTTATGAATACCAGTCCATGATTCATTCTCCTAAAATTGGAATTATTGGTTTTGGAGAAATGGGACAAAATGTCTGTAAACACCTTATCTCGGGCGGTAATACCAAATTCACTGTATTAAATCGATCAAGGGAAAAACTGGATCAATTCAACAAAAAGCATAACACACAAATCCAATATCTCCCTTTGAAGGAGCTGGAAGATGCGGTAAGGAAACTGGACATTATTATTTCAACCCCCAGGGTAGTCCAACCTATAATTTCCCAAAACACTTTCAATGATTATTCCCCCACTTATAAACTTTTGGTAGATATTTCCATGCCTAGAAGCATCGCCCAGGATGTAGAAAATATACCTGGTATTATTTATTTTGACATGGATAACATCAGTCAAGTCACCCAACAAAGCATGGCCAGAAAAGAAGCCTCTGTTCAAGCTGTAAAACAAATTCTAAAAGATCATCAGGAAGAGTTTATGCAATGGAAAACAGATAACAAAAATTTGGAAGTAATCCGAAAAATGAAATCTACCTTACAAACCATCAAGGAAGAAGAACTTGATAGATTTCAAAAACTAACCCCTCCTGAACTATCAGAAGGGGTAGATGAAATTTTGGATGCTATGATCCAAAAGATCATCAAAAAAACGGTTGTCACCATGAAATCTTTAAAAGATGAAAAACAAATCAACCAATATTCAACTTTAATTTCCCAGACTTTTCATTAA
- the argS gene encoding arginine--tRNA ligase — MTIQEEILIAISKAFETEFDHPVAANGLALQPTRKEFEGNYTFILFPYLKYTKMKPEATGEKIGNYLQEHCSLVSKYNVVKGFLNISVNEASWMEVFQQIYQKENLGQLPSKNQKVMVEFSSPNTNKPLHLGHLRNNFLGFAVSQILEANGYEVIKANLINDRGIHICKSMVAYQAYGKGETPESGGLKGDHLAGKYYVLFDKAYKEEIKELMSQGMSEEQAKKEAPLMQAAQEMLRNWEANDPATVELWKTMNGWVYEGFDATYKKMGVSFDKLYYESDTYLLGKNIVEEGLEKGVFFKKDNNSVWADLREEGLDEKLVLRGDGTSVYITQDMGTADLKYKDYKINKSVYVVGNEQDYHFDVLFKIMKKLGRPYGDGLYHLSYGMVDLPTGKMKSREGTVVDADDLIQEMVDTAATHTQELGKIEGFSEEEAKELYEILGLGALKYFLLKVDPKKRMLFNPQESIEFQGNTGPFIQYSHARISAILRKADQIEVDYSLNGFADLGNLETTEKELIILLNDFEKKLAQAGEEYSPAVLAQYLFDLAKEYNRFYAELPIFSESNEKVRSFRVALSAQVAKTIRIGMRLLGINVPERM; from the coding sequence ATGACAATCCAAGAAGAAATACTCATTGCCATAAGCAAAGCCTTTGAAACCGAATTTGATCACCCTGTAGCCGCAAATGGTTTGGCCCTACAACCTACCAGGAAGGAATTTGAGGGGAATTACACTTTTATACTTTTTCCCTATTTAAAATACACCAAGATGAAACCTGAAGCTACCGGTGAAAAGATCGGGAATTACCTTCAGGAACATTGCTCATTGGTGAGCAAATACAATGTAGTGAAAGGTTTTTTGAATATTTCGGTTAATGAAGCTTCCTGGATGGAAGTTTTTCAACAAATATACCAAAAGGAAAACCTGGGCCAATTACCTTCCAAAAACCAAAAGGTGATGGTGGAATTCAGCTCTCCTAACACCAATAAGCCCCTTCATTTGGGCCATTTAAGAAACAATTTTCTTGGTTTTGCAGTATCCCAGATCTTAGAAGCCAATGGATATGAAGTCATCAAAGCCAACCTGATCAATGATAGGGGAATCCATATCTGCAAATCCATGGTCGCTTATCAAGCTTACGGAAAGGGAGAAACACCTGAATCCGGTGGATTAAAAGGGGATCATTTGGCAGGAAAATATTACGTACTTTTTGACAAAGCCTACAAAGAGGAAATCAAGGAATTGATGAGCCAGGGCATGTCGGAGGAACAAGCCAAAAAGGAAGCGCCCCTCATGCAGGCTGCCCAGGAAATGCTCAGAAATTGGGAAGCCAATGATCCTGCCACCGTGGAATTATGGAAAACCATGAATGGATGGGTCTATGAAGGCTTTGATGCCACTTACAAAAAAATGGGGGTGAGCTTTGACAAGCTTTATTATGAATCAGACACTTACTTGTTGGGCAAAAACATTGTGGAAGAAGGACTTGAAAAGGGAGTGTTTTTCAAAAAAGACAATAATTCCGTTTGGGCTGATCTCAGAGAAGAAGGGTTGGATGAAAAGTTGGTTCTCCGTGGTGATGGAACATCTGTTTATATCACCCAGGATATGGGAACTGCTGACCTGAAGTATAAGGATTATAAAATTAACAAGTCCGTATATGTAGTGGGCAATGAACAGGATTATCATTTTGATGTCCTTTTCAAAATCATGAAAAAGCTGGGCCGCCCCTATGGTGATGGCCTTTACCACCTTTCCTATGGAATGGTAGATTTGCCTACCGGAAAAATGAAATCCCGGGAAGGTACAGTAGTAGATGCTGATGACCTGATCCAAGAAATGGTGGATACGGCTGCTACACACACCCAGGAATTAGGGAAAATTGAAGGTTTTTCTGAAGAAGAGGCCAAAGAGCTTTATGAAATTCTGGGACTGGGAGCCTTGAAATATTTCTTATTAAAAGTAGACCCCAAAAAGCGGATGTTGTTTAACCCCCAGGAATCCATCGAATTCCAGGGAAATACTGGTCCATTTATTCAATACTCCCACGCAAGGATTTCTGCAATCCTAAGAAAAGCTGACCAAATTGAAGTGGATTACAGCCTAAATGGATTTGCTGACCTGGGTAACTTGGAAACCACCGAAAAAGAACTTATCATTTTGTTAAACGATTTTGAGAAAAAACTGGCACAAGCAGGAGAAGAATACTCCCCGGCTGTTCTGGCTCAATATTTATTTGATTTGGCCAAGGAATATAACCGTTTTTACGCTGAACTTCCTATATTCAGTGAATCAAATGAAAAAGTCAGATCATTCCGTGTGGCCCTTTCCGCTCAGGTTGCCAAAACTATTAGAATCGGAATGAGGTTATTAGGTATTAATGTTCCAGAAAGGATGTAA
- a CDS encoding translation initiation factor, translated as MSKKKNNDWKKREGVVYSTNADFEFEFDEGDVETLSPQEQYLKVMLDKKARGGKQVTLITGFVGQEDDLKELGKTLKSKCGVGGSAKDDEIIIQGDHRDKVLDILLKLNYKAKKAGG; from the coding sequence ATGAGTAAAAAAAAGAATAACGACTGGAAAAAAAGAGAAGGTGTAGTATACTCCACCAATGCTGATTTTGAATTTGAATTTGATGAAGGGGATGTAGAAACCCTTTCCCCCCAAGAACAATACCTCAAGGTTATGCTCGATAAAAAGGCCAGAGGCGGAAAACAGGTCACTCTTATTACAGGTTTTGTGGGGCAGGAAGATGATCTTAAAGAACTTGGCAAAACCTTAAAAAGCAAATGTGGTGTAGGTGGGAGTGCCAAAGATGATGAAATCATTATTCAAGGGGACCACCGGGACAAAGTGTTGGACATCCTGTTAAAACTGAATTATAAAGCAAAAAAAGCTGGTGGATGA